The Fulvia fulva chromosome 6, complete sequence genome includes a window with the following:
- a CDS encoding Homogentisate 1,2-dioxygenase, with the protein MAPVTDFAVKEKYTYFNGLSNYHESEAIPGASPLVNNSPQKPPYGLRTERISGTSFTAPRDQTLQTWMYRAVSSLDHSDFVPYEAAPPAPTNISPNAYMWLNFPAEKDATWLDQKLLGRNGEPIGKDGCAIWIFNMTADMPEKTVFSSLDGDCLIILHAGAMDIQTELGKLLVRQNEIAVIPRGTRYRITLPTGAARGTICELFQGHYQLPSLGAIGSTGLANVRDFQIPKAHFDGDVRDGRATPHNTGDWTIISRLSGRLWSCTPNHTPFDVAAWHGTSYPYKYDLARFCVMGNMLFDEHDPSLYVVLTVPTHAEPGTAVVDFAIVPPRWNVAEDTLWIPYYHRNTMSKFFGTIVNAQEEGRLGSFCVWVEWGGVVTHGAEEETFQKASNGELSPKKVQDDGFSIFLLETEKPLMLSDWAEGMRAKREGRGVESCDEAVVYHYSRHHVLKHVVSDIESSLIQRRNKLCQLPANSS; encoded by the exons ATGGCACCAGTCACCGACTTTGCAGTGAAGGAGAAGTACACGTACTTCAATGGCCTTAGCAATTACCATGA GTCAGAAGCGATCCCAGGCGCCTCGCCTCTAGTAAACAACAGTCCCCAAAAGCCACCATATGGCCTTCGCACCGAACGCATCTCCGGCACCTCATTTACAGCACCACGAGACCAGACCTTGCAAACATGGATGTACCGCGCTGTCTCCTCTCTCGATCACAGCGACTTTGTGCCATATGAAGCCGCGCCACCAGCTCCGACCAACATTTCGCCCAACGCTTACATGTGGCTCAACTTCCCCGCCGAAAAGGATGCAACCTGGTTAGATCAGAAGCTACTGGGACGTAACGGAGAGCCCATCGGCAAAGATGGATGCGCCATTTGGATCTTCAACATGACAGCCGACATGCCTGAGAAGACTGTGTTCTCGTCGCTCGATGGGGATTGTCTGATCATTCTCCATGCTGGCGCGATGGACATCCAGACGGAACTCGGTAAGTTGCTGGTCCGACAGAACGAAATTGCAGTCATCCCTAGAGGAACCCGTTACAGAATCACCCTTCCAACCGGAGCAGCACGAGGTACCATCTGCGAGCTTTTCCAAGGCCACTACCAACTCCCATCCTTGGGCGCCATCGGCTCAACAGGCCTAGCCAACGTCCGCGACTTCCAGATCCCCAAAGCTCACTTCGACGGAGACGTTCGCGACGGCCGAGCAACTCCCCACAATACTGGCGATTGGACCATCATCTCCCGCCTTTCTGGCCGCCTCTGGTCCTGCACACCAAACCACACCCCCTTCGACGTCGCGGCCTGGCACGGCACCTCCTACCCCTACAAATACGACCTCGCCCGCTTCTGCGTGATGGGTAACATGCTCTTCGACGAGCACGACCCGTCGCTCTACGTAGTCCTCACAGTACCTACCCACGCCGAGCCCGGTACTGCAGTCGTAGACTTTGCGATCGTTCCACCGAGGTGGAACGTTGCGGAGGATACGCTTTGGATTCCGTACTATCATCGGAATACTATGAGTAAGTTCTTCGGCACGATCGTGAATGCGCA GGAGGAAGGGAGATTGGGTTCCTTTTGCGTGTGGGTTGAATGGGGGGGGGTGGTTACGCATGGGGCGGAAGAGGAGACGTTTCAGAAGGCGAGTAACGGGGAGTTGAGCCCGAAGAAGGTGCAGGATGATGGGTTCAGTATCTTTTTGTTGGAGACAGAGAAGCCGTTGATGCTGAGTGATTGGGCGGAGGGGATGAGGGCGAAGAGGGAGGGGAGAGGGGTGGAAAGCTGTGATGAGGCTGTGGTGTATCATTACTCTCGTCATCATGTATTGAAGCATGTGGTCAGCGACATCGAGAGCTCTCTGATCCAGCGTCGTAACAAGTTGTGCCAGCTTCCTGCGAACAGTTCCTAG
- a CDS encoding Altered inheritance of mitochondria protein 6 yields MRSTSFLTTAALAATLITAQSDIPLSQPLQQILSNAQSGPQYTYPTDLTQGIIPKALHSHNDYWRPIPFYSALSVGAISVEADVWLYNGTLYIGHEQSALKEERTLDSLYIQPILRVLRAQNPNSSFVTGERTRNGVYDTSGGGQTLYLSVDLKTEGSTTWPEVVKALQPLREARYLTTFNGSAGGVTAGPVTVIGTGNTPLNQVQGVSPRDYFYDAPLATLNSTFSNITSDVSQIASVSFSSQFGTVRNATFNATQQTLLESQIAVAHGKGIGVRYWDQPLWPVGTRNGIWRLLWDAGADLLNCDDLEGAANAWEGH; encoded by the coding sequence ATGCGCAGCACCTCCTTCCTAACAACAGCAGCCCTCGCGGCAACCCTGATCACCGCCCAATCCGACATCCCCCTCTCCCAACCTCTCCAGCAAATCCTCTCCAACGCCCAATCCGGCCCGCAATACACCTACCCTACCGACCTGACACAGGGCATAATCCCCAAAGCCCTCCACTCCCACAACGACTACTGGCGACCCATCCCCTTCTACTCCGCCCTCTCCGTCGGCGCGATCTCTGTCGAAGCAGACGTATGGCTCTACAATGGAACCCTGTACATCGGACACGAGCAATCCGCGCTGAAGGAGGAGAGGACGTTGGATAGTCTGTACATTCAACCTATATTGAGGGTGCTAAGGGCGCAGAATCCGAATTCATCTTTTGTGACGGGGGAGAGAACGAGGAATGGGGTTTATGATACGAGTGGGGGGGGGCAGACACTGTATCTTTCTGTGGATTTGAAGACGGAGGGGAGCACGACGTGGCCGGAGGTTGTGAAGGCGTTGCAGCCGTTGAGGGAGGCGAGATATCTTACGACGTTCAATGGGTCTGCTGGAGGTGTTACGGCGGGTCCTGTCACTGTGATCGGGACGGGGAATACGCCATTGAATCAAGTCCAAGGCGTTTCTCCGCGGGACTACTTCTACGATGCGCCGCTCGCTACGCTGAACAGTACTTTCAGCAACATCACCTCTGATGTGTCACAGATTGCGAGCGTGAGCTTCTCGAGCCAGTTTGGGACTGTCAGGAACGCGACGTTCAATGCTACGCAGCAGACGCTGTTGGAGAGCCAGATCGCTGTTGCGCATGGGAAGGGCATTGGTGTCAGGTACTGGGATCAGCCACTATGGCCGGTAGGTACACGCAATGGTATTTGGAGACTGCTGTGGGATGCTGGTGCGGATCTGTTGAATTGTGATGATTTGGAGGGGGCGGCGAATGCATGGGAGGGGCATTAG
- a CDS encoding Succinate dehydrogenase cytochrome B subunit, mitochondrial, translating into MIATLLVDLICFHTCQNTTTITMLPQRVAQQSLRRLAVQPNVYRFAAPAAIALGAFNTPQRRLVAAASMSEKQAQNNILANQRLNRPVAPHLAIYQPQITWYLSALNRITGCTVSGLFYLYGALYLVAPYLGWHVETQVLAASFAAWPVVLQVLTKVAVALPFTFHSFNGIRHLVWDTASMISNKKVAQSGWFVVGASVISALALAFM; encoded by the exons ATGATCGCAACACTCCTCGTCGACCTCATCTGTTTCCACACCTGCCAGAACACCACCACAATCACCATGCTGCCCCAGAGAGTAGCCCAGCAATCGCTGCGGCGGT TGGCCGTCCAGCCCAATGTCTACCGATTCGCAGCACCCGCAGCAATCGCCCTGGGCGCCTTCAACACTCCCCAGCGCAGACTCGTCGCCGCCGCCTCCATGTCCGAGAAGCAGGCGCAGAACAACATCCTCGCCAACCAGCGCCTGAACCGACCCGTCGCGCCCCATCTCGCTATCTACCAGCCACAGATCACCTGGTACCTCTCCGCCCTTAACCGCATCACTGGCTGCACTGTGAGCGGTCTCTTCTACCTGTATGGAGCGCTATACCTGGTGGCACCATATCTGGGATGGCATGTGGAGACGCAGGTTCTGGCTGCGAGCTTTGCGGCGTGGCCGGTGGTTTTGCAGGTCTTGACGAAGGTGGCCGTTGCGCTGCCCTTTACTTTCCACAG CTTCAACGGCATCAGACATTTGGTCTGGGACACCGCATCGATGATCTCGAACAAGAAGGTTGCACAGAGTGGTTGGTTCGTCGTGGGAGCATCGGTTATCTCAGCATTGGCACTCGCCTTCATGTAG
- a CDS encoding C6 transcription factor asaR produces the protein MISLLEAQISELAERLSRVEGHVRSGSTTQSEVSRQSTNSSIRKQSSSGSEVDLSEMSFSPISARPASDRSLSLPFALKFNIRSDDQQYSTPERMTAMRDILVRNIDPLLKIVHLASIQYLFDTKCSEARSTPSDARALKFAICFAAAASQEPSDSNVFSSPSHGSPAKTYAHNFEISLLKAQFMSNPTVTGLQALTIYLICGAQFLDKTYVWSLTAVLVRLAMKLKLHRDPDSQQGLAYRDGEYRRRLWWHICSLDASTADARNTDPMVYERQCSTRFPAAVQNSTINQTVPKGSPETLFATHSPDMFHRLIRFEITYYTRTILFSDTCNEENDFPVLPADGKLSIIDSLEKTLEDKYYRRCHYKSATCRIAITSSKITVAKLKLKIRQASTACQKYFTSAGAEQTITACIEIVEVTQTLRTDPALASWTWLWPRDTDLDAATTSLQTLHQARTRPAITQKAWTAIDAFFANIKSDSDLIRDIQYSRLIALRNKAQKGKCKPSTVSPLGRSEGRARRKSMSIDVSGEEVVRSFSMPCDALGTMSAPTSAKHGTFDSVSSKTSGGTSAAWSAESAGPAWPLPGKRGSMVLDFMI, from the coding sequence ATGATCAGCCTTCTGGAAGCTCAAATCAGCGAGCTGGCAGAGCGCCTGTCGAGAGTTGAAGGCCATGTCAGGAGCGGCTCGACAACACAATCAGAGGTCAGCAGACAGAGCACCAATTCTTCGATACGCAAGCAGAGCTCTAGCGGAAGTGAGGTGGATCTTTCTGAGATGTCTTTCTCCCCAATCTCAGCACGACCCGCATCAGATCGTAGCCTTTCGCTACCCTTCGCCTTGAAGTTTAACATTCGGAGCGACGACCAACAGTATTCAACGCCTGAACGCATGACAGCAATGCGGGACATTCTCGTCCGTAACATCGACCCATTGTTAAAGATTGTCCATCTGGCATCAATTCAATATCTGTTCGACACCAAATGTTCAGAGGCGAGATCCACGCCATCTGATGCCAGAGCTTTGAAGTTCGCAATTTGCTTCGCAGCCGCAGCAAGCCAGGAGCCATCGGACAGCAATGTCTTCTCGTCTCCCAGCCACGGGTCACCAGCCAAGACATACGCGCATAACTTCGAGATATCGTTGTTGAAAGCGCAATTCATGTCCAATCCAACAGTTACCGGGCTTCAAGCCTTGACCATATACCTCATCTGTGGCGCCCAATTCTTGGACAAGACTTATGTTTGGTCTTTGACAGCAGTTCTGGTCAGACTGGCCATGAAGTTGAAGCTGCATCGCGACCCAGACTCTCAACAAGGCCTCGCATATCGAGATGGCGAGTACAGGCGACGGCTGTGGTGGCATATATGCTCACTTGACGCCTCCACGGCTGATGCCAGGAACACAGACCCTATGGTCTACGAAAGACAGTGCAGCACTCGCTTTCCAGCTGCCGTGCAAAACAGCACGATCAACCAGACCGTGCCAAAGGGGTCTCCAGAAACACTCTTCGCCACTCACTCTCCAGACATGTTTCATCGCCTGATCCGATTCGAGATCACATACTACACCCGCACCATTCTGTTTTCTGACACATGCAACGAAGAAAACGATTTTCCCGTCTTACCAGCAGACGGCAAATTATCCATCATCGACTCTCTAGAAAAGACTCTGGAAGACAAATACTATCGCCGCTGTCATTACAAATCAGCGACCTGCAGAATAGCCATAACCTCCAGCAAGATCACCGTCGCCAAATTGAAGCTCAAAATCAGACAAGCCAGCACTGCCTGCCAGAAATACTTCACCAGCGCCGGCGCAGAACAGACCATAACAGCATGTATAGAAATCGTAGAAGTAACCCAGACACTTCGCACAGACCCAGCGCTGGCCTCCTGGACCTGGCTCTGGCCTCGAGACACAGACCTAGACGCCGCCACCACCAGCCTCCAAACTCTCCACCAAGCCCGCACACGACCCGCCATCACCCAGAAGGCATGGACCGCCATCGACGCCTTCTTCGCCAATATCAAGTCAGACTCTGACCTAATCCGGGACATTCAGTACTCCCGCCTCATCGCGCTCCGCAACAAGGCCCAGAAGGGCAAATGCAAACCCAGCACCGTCAGTCCACTGGGTCGCAGTGAGGGGAGGGCGAGACGGAAGAGTATGAGCATTGATGTTAGCGGGGAGGAGGTTGTGAGAAGTTTTTCCATGCCTTGTGATGCGTTGGGCACCATGTCGGCGCCGACGAGTGCGAAGCATGGAACTTTTGATTCGGTGAGTAGTAAGACTAGTGGTGGGACTTCTGCTGCGTGGTCGGCGGAGAGTGCGGGTCCTGCGTGGCCGTTGCCCGGGAAGAGGGGGAGTATGGTGTTAGATTTCATGATCTGA
- a CDS encoding Cytochrome P450 monooxygenase ccsG, which translates to MLVRLPLSPCQVTAMLYLALATLLALCTITYRTLYPWLRRRHALSQIPTHTFTDRPDTQEHYVKSTRDLHYAGYRKFSLNGLPYRVRTSAGGERIVLPTRYLNEVKNASQSVISLPDEMEDLLLMKYTGVPQRTDSGTKVVRVELTRNLGNFVGAMQEECEYGFGRYMPVTQEWSVVMPYHVFAKVVALISSRVLVGPELCRDEGWLRLSIEFSTHAFGAARKLRTGSKWPWSMWLASWNEPAVAEIRARRRQAEELLRPICEERLKRQKDPDWKRPYDGIQWLLDSHGHSGESTEEVVKSLLRLNMAAIHNTTMSATNVLFDLLEHSKYLESLRQEIKNVLAEEGGWTKQALTKLRKMDSLMKETLRMNPTTPITGKRKVLHDYRLHDGLLLPKGSHIAFASDALNRDPAIYNSPDTFDGMRFHDLREWDETKYQFVTATSEYLNWGQGGHACPGTFAVSSRLRRFFASNEIKLMLAFVLQHYEFKWKPGESRPQSTNIDWNLIPDREKEVEVRRRSEA; encoded by the exons ATGCTTGTGCGACTTCCTCTTTCCCCATGCCAAGTCACAGCCATGCTGTACCTCGCCCTCGCCACCCTTCTGGCGTTATGCACCATAACATATCGAACCCTCTACCCATGGCTACGAAGACGCCACGCCCTCTCCCAAATCCCCACCCACACCTTCACAGACCGCCCTGATACGCAAGAACACTACGTCAAATCCACCCGCGACCTACACTACGCTGGCTATCGCAAATTCTCCCTCAACGGCCTCCCCTATCGAGTCCGGACCTCAGCAGGGGGCGAACGCATCGTTCTCCCAACGCGGTATCTGAACGAAGTCAAGAACGCCTCGCAAAGTGTCATCAGCCTCCCAGACGAGATGGAAGATCTCCTGCTCATGAAATATACCGGCGTACCGCAGCGGACTGACTCCGGGACGAAGGTTGTGAGGGTGGAGTTGACGAGGAACCTGGGGAATTTCGTGGGGGCGATGCAGGAGGAGTGCGAGTACGGGTTTGGGAGGTATATGCCGGTGACGCAGGAGTGGAGTGTTGTGATGCCGTACCATGTCTTTGCGAAAGTGGTTGCGCTGATTTCGAGTCGTGTGCTTGTTGGGCCGGAGTTGTGTCGCGATGAAGGGTGGCTGCGGTTGTCGATTGAGTTTTCGACGCATGCATTTGGAGCGGCGAGGAAGTTGAGGACGGGTAGTAAGTGGCCGTGGTCGATGTGGTTGGCTTCGTGGAATGAACCTGCTGTGGCTGAGATTAGAGCGAGGAGGAGGCAGGCTGAGGAGTTGTTGAGGCCGATTTGTGAGGAGAGGTTGAAGAGGCAGAAGGATCCGGACTGGAAGAGGCCTTATGATGGGATTCAGTGGTTACTTGATAGTCATGGGCACAGTGGCGAGTCGACGGAGGAGGTAGTGAAGAGTTTGTTGAGGCTGAATATGGCTGCGATCCATAATACTACGATGAGTGCGACGAATGTTCTGTTTGATCTGCTGGAGCATTCAAAATACCTGGAGAGTTTGAGGCAGGAGATCAAGAACGTACTTGCTGAGGAAGGCGGATGGACGAAGCAAGCTCTGACCAAGCTGAGAAAGATGGACAGCCTCATGAAGGAGACTCTGAGGATGAATCCTACCACGCCCA TCACGGGGAAGCGGAAGGTCCTGCATGACTATCGCCTACATGACGGTCTGCTCTTACCCAAAGGCTCCCATATCGCGTTCGCATCCGACGCCTTGAATCGTGATCCAGCAATATACAACTCTCCGGACACCTTCGACGGCATGAGGTTCCATGACCTGCGTGAATGGGATGAGACCAAGTATCAGTTCGTCACGGCGACTTCAGAGTATCTGAATTGGGGTCAAGGTGGTCATGCTTGCCCAGGTACTTTTGCCGTCTCTTCACGTCTTC GACGTTTCTTTGCGAGCAACGAGATCAAGCTGATGCTCGCGTTCGTGCTCCAGCATTATGAGTTCAAATGGAAGCCAGGCGAAAGTAGGCCGCAGAGCACAAACATTGATTGGAATTTGATTCCAGACCGCGAGAAGGAAGTCGAGGTGAGAAGAAGGAGCGAAGCATAA